A region of Streptomyces sp. WMMC500 DNA encodes the following proteins:
- a CDS encoding DUF3710 domain-containing protein — protein sequence MTDARSLLDEYATNGRLSPETVAQAKFGAISESSPALVISCAYALWVTQHLSGAKPAPASVGEVVADLLSADLPLSAEDAVTLTMVLLGEASFGMEAESDSVGGLEATTALLWSAVRRDGLREDEVDALLSDAEAACREVVDSAELMRPLVRDGAHGPWDATEPFDPQVRRLALGALRVPDINQVTLRPEQRGQDVEAVTFIFEKTALQLQLFHAAEGGTWDDVRGRLSSQVLTAGGQAEEKVGALGKELDCMLPVRDGSGRLARVRFLGCHGPGWLLRGVLRGDAAESDVHHAYVRHLFLETVVDLTSTPVAKSRGSAVPLRWPPR from the coding sequence ATGACAGATGCGCGTTCCCTTCTGGATGAATACGCCACTAATGGCCGCCTATCACCCGAGACCGTGGCACAAGCGAAGTTCGGCGCAATCAGTGAATCGTCACCGGCACTGGTCATCAGCTGTGCGTATGCGCTGTGGGTGACCCAGCACCTCTCCGGTGCCAAGCCGGCACCGGCTAGCGTCGGGGAGGTTGTGGCTGATCTCCTGAGTGCCGACCTTCCCTTGTCTGCGGAGGATGCAGTCACGCTCACCATGGTGCTGCTGGGCGAGGCTTCCTTCGGCATGGAGGCGGAGAGCGACAGTGTCGGAGGACTTGAGGCGACAACCGCACTCCTGTGGTCCGCGGTGCGGCGGGACGGCCTCCGTGAGGACGAAGTCGACGCACTTCTGAGCGACGCGGAAGCAGCTTGCCGCGAAGTCGTCGACTCGGCCGAGCTGATGCGACCACTCGTCCGGGACGGCGCCCATGGGCCGTGGGATGCGACCGAACCGTTCGATCCCCAGGTCAGACGGCTGGCGCTCGGCGCTCTCCGGGTGCCCGACATCAATCAGGTCACCCTCCGTCCCGAGCAGCGTGGGCAGGATGTCGAGGCCGTCACTTTCATCTTCGAGAAGACGGCTCTGCAGCTACAGCTGTTTCATGCTGCCGAAGGCGGCACCTGGGATGACGTGCGCGGCCGGTTGAGCTCACAAGTACTTACGGCCGGGGGGCAGGCTGAGGAGAAGGTGGGCGCACTGGGGAAGGAACTGGACTGCATGCTTCCCGTACGCGATGGATCCGGGCGGCTTGCCCGAGTGAGATTCCTCGGCTGCCATGGACCCGGGTGGCTACTGCGCGGAGTGCTCCGTGGCGATGCCGCTGAGTCCGACGTACACCACGCCTACGTCCGTCACCTCTTCCTGGAGACCGTGGTGGACCTCACCAGCACGCCCGTCGCGAAGAGCCGCGGCAGCGCCGTCCCCCTTCGATGGCCGCCACGTTAG
- a CDS encoding esterase-like activity of phytase family protein codes for MSQKRTRAALAALVVAAALPGAGVASADHGPQRPARSAVFERTATYPVFQNRPAGEDPATETVAEISAVSEDGRTLVHTDAAARRIGFLDIGNPHRPRGLGTLSLARLGDAEDEPTSVSVVGSYVLVVVNTGASHADPSGRLDVVSLRDRERVASFDLGGQPDSVSISKDKRYAAIAIENERDEEAVPPGGEAGDLPQAPAGFVQIVDLGAGSPPSRWRTRPVPLTRDDGTPLPALAAAGIAAPTDPEPEYVSVNSRNQLAVTLQENNGVVVIDLPTGDITRAFSAGTATVDGIDTAEDGTIDLTASLTDAPREPDALGWIDDRYLATANEGDWRGGTRGWSVFDSRTGEVVWDAGNSFERLAARHGLHDDDRSGNKGTEPEGLAIAAYGGVRYAFVASERSNFVAVYDISRPTRPVFRQMLPTTNGPEGVLPIPSRGLLAVSSEVDDAGAGVRSAVNLFRLGRGAPGFPDVVSAADPAGAPLGWGALGALSAAPGKAHQLSTVTDAAYAPTRILTVDAARRPAVLTRALTVRDTEGQPVGYDAEGIFARPQGGYWLAVEGETGAGNRLVRLDRDGVTRQLVPLPADVAAGLGKQGFEGVTATTGRHGREIVWAALQREVTTDPAGVVRLGRYDVGAGTWSWFGYRLGSTTTPGDWIGLSEITAVGDRLAVIERDKLNGPAARVKRIYTVDMPTSAAPSGTLPVLRKKLAYDVLPDLRATHGWTQEKLEGLTVAGDGEVYAVTDNDALQDATGETVFLNLGSHKRVFGTRD; via the coding sequence ATGTCCCAGAAGAGAACGCGCGCCGCGCTCGCAGCCCTGGTCGTGGCCGCCGCCCTGCCGGGTGCCGGGGTGGCGAGCGCGGATCACGGACCGCAGCGGCCGGCGCGGTCGGCGGTCTTCGAACGCACCGCCACCTACCCGGTCTTCCAGAACCGGCCGGCCGGCGAGGACCCGGCGACCGAGACCGTCGCCGAGATCTCGGCGGTCAGCGAGGACGGTCGCACCCTCGTCCACACCGACGCGGCGGCCCGGCGGATCGGCTTTCTCGACATCGGGAACCCGCACCGCCCGCGCGGGCTCGGCACCCTGTCGCTGGCGCGGCTCGGCGACGCCGAGGACGAACCCACCTCGGTGTCCGTGGTGGGTTCGTACGTCCTCGTCGTGGTGAACACCGGCGCGAGCCACGCCGATCCCTCCGGCCGGCTCGACGTCGTCTCCCTGCGCGATCGCGAGCGCGTCGCGAGCTTCGACCTCGGCGGCCAGCCCGACTCCGTGTCGATCAGCAAGGACAAGCGCTACGCCGCCATCGCGATCGAGAACGAGCGCGACGAGGAGGCCGTGCCGCCCGGAGGGGAGGCGGGGGATCTGCCGCAGGCTCCGGCCGGGTTCGTGCAGATCGTCGACCTCGGCGCCGGCTCGCCGCCGTCGAGGTGGCGTACCCGGCCCGTTCCGCTGACCCGCGACGACGGCACGCCGCTGCCCGCCCTGGCCGCCGCCGGGATCGCCGCACCCACCGACCCGGAGCCGGAGTACGTCTCCGTCAACAGCCGCAACCAACTCGCCGTGACGCTCCAGGAGAACAACGGCGTCGTCGTCATCGACCTGCCGACCGGCGACATCACCCGGGCTTTCAGCGCGGGTACGGCGACCGTGGACGGCATCGACACCGCCGAGGACGGCACGATCGACCTGACCGCCTCGCTCACCGACGCGCCGCGCGAACCCGACGCGCTGGGCTGGATCGACGACCGCTACCTGGCGACCGCCAACGAGGGCGACTGGCGCGGCGGCACCCGCGGCTGGTCCGTCTTCGACAGCCGCACCGGCGAGGTGGTCTGGGACGCGGGCAACAGCTTCGAGCGGCTCGCCGCGCGCCACGGGCTGCACGACGACGACCGGTCCGGGAACAAGGGCACCGAGCCGGAGGGTCTGGCGATCGCCGCGTACGGCGGCGTGCGCTACGCCTTCGTCGCCTCGGAGCGCAGCAACTTCGTCGCCGTCTACGACATCAGCCGCCCGACCCGGCCCGTCTTCCGCCAGATGCTGCCCACCACCAACGGCCCCGAGGGCGTGCTGCCGATCCCGTCGCGCGGCCTGCTCGCGGTCTCCAGCGAGGTCGACGACGCCGGGGCGGGCGTGCGCTCCGCGGTGAACCTGTTCCGCCTGGGCAGGGGCGCCCCCGGGTTCCCGGACGTCGTCTCGGCCGCGGACCCCGCCGGCGCTCCGCTCGGCTGGGGCGCCCTGGGCGCGCTCTCCGCCGCACCCGGCAAGGCGCACCAGCTCTCCACCGTCACCGACGCCGCGTACGCCCCGACCAGGATCCTCACCGTCGACGCGGCACGCCGGCCCGCAGTCCTCACCCGGGCCCTGACCGTCAGGGACACCGAAGGACAGCCCGTCGGCTACGACGCGGAGGGCATCTTCGCCCGGCCGCAGGGCGGTTACTGGCTGGCCGTGGAGGGCGAGACCGGGGCGGGCAACCGACTGGTGCGGCTCGACCGCGACGGGGTGACCCGGCAGCTCGTCCCGCTGCCGGCGGACGTCGCCGCGGGCCTCGGCAAGCAGGGCTTCGAGGGAGTCACCGCCACCACCGGCCGGCACGGCCGCGAAATCGTCTGGGCCGCGCTGCAGCGCGAGGTCACGACGGACCCGGCGGGAGTCGTGCGGCTCGGCCGGTACGACGTCGGGGCCGGCACCTGGAGCTGGTTCGGCTACCGGCTCGGCTCCACCACCACGCCGGGCGACTGGATCGGCCTCTCCGAGATCACCGCGGTCGGCGACAGGCTCGCCGTCATCGAGCGCGACAAGCTGAACGGCCCGGCAGCCAGGGTCAAGCGGATCTACACGGTCGACATGCCCACGTCGGCGGCGCCCTCGGGCACTCTGCCGGTGCTGCGCAAGAAGCTCGCGTACGACGTCCTGCCGGACCTCCGGGCGACGCACGGCTGGACGCAGGAGAAGCTCGAAGGGCTGACCGTGGCAGGGGACGGCGAGGTCTACGCCGTCACCGACAACGACGCCCTCCAGGACGCCACCGGTGAAACAGTCTTCCTGAACCTCGGCTCCCACAAGAGGGTCTTCGGCACACGCGACTGA
- a CDS encoding SCO4226 family nickel-binding protein, protein MAEFMDVHHGMKGLTGEQLQEAHRADRAIEAEEGVRFKQAWADPRSGEVFCLSEAPSAEAVMRVHERAGHPADEIHPVPLTA, encoded by the coding sequence ATGGCCGAGTTCATGGACGTTCACCACGGAATGAAGGGGCTGACGGGCGAGCAACTGCAGGAAGCCCACCGCGCGGACCGGGCCATCGAGGCCGAGGAGGGGGTGCGCTTCAAGCAAGCCTGGGCGGACCCGCGGTCCGGTGAGGTCTTCTGCCTGTCGGAGGCGCCGTCGGCGGAGGCGGTGATGCGCGTTCACGAGCGCGCCGGCCACCCGGCCGACGAGATCCATCCGGTGCCGCTCACGGCCTGA
- a CDS encoding ABC transporter substrate-binding protein → MRGTVLDGRYTLVERVGSGGMGVVWRAHDARLERHVAVKLLRLPADTPAAARSRAAAMFVRESRAAAALESAYIVPVFDYGSEGDDPYLVMPLLSGRTVRDLLADGRPLSLDLTARVAAQTCRALEVAHRAGIVHRDIKPANVMVTGEGVVQVLDFGIAKFLDATTAWKQVTTETGTPAGTLRYMAPERLLGESVDGRTDVYSCGVMLYEMLVGRPPFATDAAPALIHSHVYEPAPPVAAARPDLPPGWGALVAEMLAKGPDDRPAAGEVVHRLAALQAVRGNGEAAVPAPAPPALDAGAPPEPAGPASSPPPDTPPAPPAAPDPTAAPQPTAAPAPAPAPEPAPAPDTAPDPPAAKAPSRRRAAMWVTLTLVSALVAVLVVADPFGGDSSEGDARGSRPTPATPVSRTETLTIGTAQDSKGPAAAVKGASEGGTLTVAETASVYGLDPANVGNEAERALAPLVFRTLTTVKTLPDGSTKLVGDLATDPGRMSDGGRTWSFTLKAGVTYEDGSPITSRDIAHGIERSLDTDVSDTTSLLLPWLLGEGYALHRSDSPSLPGDSVETPSSDEIVFHLPEPRTDFNLALTDPAAAPVPLTEDAGADYGERPVASGPYKLADVISPSNILLVRNPGWSASTDPVRHAYPDRFRIETGLAEGDILEKMTNAEPGRPVITLTTAATADIRDQVGTNRIGTLEARPLTTEGYVVDTKRLPDVRVRRALVTAFPPSAADPDGPSGSAPATHLIPPGLRGSRDFDLYQPGPDGDPAAARALLEEADAVGTPITVGSTTDVTAARDIATALDEAGFEATVKEIGYGDVHGAIDPAEKGDADLYPLALTATWPTSSALFTPHLDATSPYATLLARLDDQAVRAQLQKAKATEGFAAAAKEWAELDRMLMERAVMAPTHVPTHTYLHTKDAAGLTVGPNGVSALTAYVVGEEKEAPDEG, encoded by the coding sequence ATGCGCGGGACGGTACTGGACGGGCGGTACACGCTGGTGGAGCGGGTCGGCTCGGGCGGCATGGGCGTGGTGTGGCGGGCTCACGACGCGCGGCTCGAACGGCACGTCGCCGTCAAGCTGCTGAGGCTGCCGGCCGACACCCCGGCCGCCGCGCGGTCCCGCGCGGCGGCGATGTTCGTACGGGAGTCGCGCGCCGCCGCGGCGCTGGAGAGCGCGTACATCGTGCCGGTCTTCGACTACGGCAGCGAGGGCGACGACCCGTACCTGGTCATGCCCCTGCTCTCCGGCCGCACCGTGCGCGACCTGCTCGCCGACGGCCGGCCGTTATCCCTCGACCTGACCGCTCGGGTCGCCGCGCAGACGTGCCGGGCGCTGGAAGTGGCGCACAGGGCCGGCATCGTGCACCGCGACATCAAGCCCGCCAACGTCATGGTGACGGGCGAGGGCGTCGTGCAGGTCCTCGACTTCGGCATCGCCAAGTTCCTGGACGCCACGACCGCGTGGAAGCAGGTGACGACCGAGACCGGCACTCCCGCGGGGACGTTGCGGTACATGGCCCCCGAGCGACTGCTGGGTGAGTCGGTGGACGGGCGCACCGACGTGTACTCGTGCGGCGTGATGCTCTACGAGATGCTCGTCGGCCGCCCGCCGTTCGCCACCGACGCCGCGCCCGCGCTCATCCACAGCCATGTGTACGAGCCGGCTCCACCGGTGGCCGCCGCACGCCCCGACCTGCCGCCCGGCTGGGGCGCGCTGGTCGCCGAGATGCTGGCCAAGGGCCCGGACGACAGGCCGGCGGCGGGGGAGGTCGTGCACCGGCTGGCGGCGCTGCAGGCCGTCCGGGGGAACGGAGAGGCGGCGGTCCCAGCGCCAGCCCCGCCTGCGTTGGACGCCGGGGCGCCGCCGGAGCCGGCAGGGCCGGCGTCGAGCCCTCCGCCCGACACGCCCCCCGCCCCGCCCGCCGCGCCCGACCCCACCGCCGCGCCCCAGCCCACCGCCGCACCCGCACCCGCCCCCGCCCCCGAGCCCGCCCCCGCGCCGGACACGGCCCCCGACCCGCCCGCCGCCAAAGCGCCCTCCCGCCGCCGCGCCGCCATGTGGGTCACCCTGACCCTCGTCTCAGCCCTCGTCGCGGTGCTCGTCGTCGCCGACCCGTTCGGCGGCGACAGCAGCGAGGGCGACGCCCGTGGATCGCGCCCCACCCCCGCCACCCCCGTGTCCCGTACCGAGACGCTCACGATCGGCACAGCACAGGACTCCAAGGGCCCGGCGGCCGCCGTGAAGGGTGCGAGCGAAGGCGGCACGCTCACCGTCGCCGAGACCGCGAGCGTCTACGGCCTCGACCCCGCCAACGTCGGCAACGAGGCCGAACGGGCCCTCGCCCCCCTGGTCTTCCGCACCCTGACCACCGTCAAGACGCTCCCCGACGGCTCCACCAAGCTGGTCGGCGACCTCGCCACCGACCCGGGCAGGATGTCGGACGGCGGCCGGACGTGGTCGTTCACGCTGAAGGCGGGCGTGACGTACGAAGACGGCTCCCCGATCACGTCGCGGGACATCGCGCACGGCATCGAGCGCAGCCTCGACACGGACGTGTCCGACACCACCTCGCTGCTGCTGCCCTGGCTCCTCGGCGAGGGCTACGCCCTGCACCGCTCCGACTCCCCGTCCCTCCCCGGCGACTCCGTCGAGACGCCCTCCTCCGACGAGATCGTCTTCCATCTCCCGGAGCCCCGCACCGACTTCAACCTGGCCCTGACCGACCCGGCCGCGGCGCCCGTACCCCTGACGGAGGACGCCGGCGCGGACTACGGGGAGCGACCCGTCGCGAGCGGCCCGTACAAGCTCGCCGACGTCATCTCACCGTCGAACATCCTGCTGGTCCGGAACCCCGGCTGGTCCGCATCGACCGACCCGGTGCGCCACGCCTACCCGGACCGGTTCCGGATCGAGACCGGGCTGGCGGAGGGCGACATCCTGGAGAAGATGACGAACGCCGAGCCCGGTCGCCCCGTCATCACGCTCACCACGGCGGCCACCGCCGACATCCGCGACCAGGTCGGCACGAACCGGATCGGCACCCTGGAGGCCCGGCCCCTGACCACCGAGGGGTACGTTGTCGACACCAAGCGGCTGCCGGACGTACGGGTGCGCCGGGCCCTCGTCACGGCGTTCCCGCCCTCGGCGGCGGACCCCGACGGACCCTCCGGCTCCGCCCCTGCCACCCATCTGATCCCCCCGGGCCTGCGCGGCTCCCGGGACTTCGACCTCTACCAACCGGGCCCCGACGGCGACCCGGCCGCGGCCCGCGCCCTGCTGGAGGAGGCGGACGCGGTCGGCACCCCCATCACCGTCGGCAGCACGACGGACGTGACGGCCGCCCGCGACATCGCCACGGCCCTCGACGAGGCCGGCTTCGAGGCGACGGTGAAGGAGATCGGCTACGGCGACGTCCACGGCGCGATCGACCCGGCCGAGAAGGGCGACGCGGACCTGTACCCCCTGGCCCTGACCGCCACCTGGCCCACCTCCAGCGCCCTCTTCACCCCCCACCTCGACGCCACCTCCCCGTACGCCACGCTCCTCGCCCGCCTGGACGACCAGGCCGTCCGCGCCCAACTGCAGAAGGCGAAAGCCACGGAGGGCTTCGCGGCGGCGGCGAAGGAGTGGGCCGAACTCGACCGGATGCTCATGGAACGCGCCGTGATGGCCCCGACCCACGTGCCGACTCACACCTACCTGCACACCAAGGACGCGGCCGGCCTCACAGTCGGGCCGAACGGGGTCTCCGCTCTCACGGCTTACGTAGTCGGCGAGGAGAAGGAAGCACCAGACGAAGGCTGA
- a CDS encoding cation diffusion facilitator family transporter, with protein MSEQHRHDHDHGHEQDGRLSRWRHRLSHVLVPHSHDAADKTDHALESSARGMRALWVSLAVLGVTALAQAVVVVVSGSVALLGDTAHNAADALTAVPLGLAFLLGRRAATRRFTYGYGRAEDLAGLVIVLTIAASAAFAAWTAIDRLLNPRDVAYLPAVATAAVVGFLGNEWVARYRIRVGRQIGSAALVADGLHARTDGFTSLAVLFGAGGAALGWQAADPVVGLLITAAILFVLRDAGREVFRRIMDAVDPALVDAAEGALREVPGVRAVGELRLRWIGHRLRAEVAVEVDGELSVREAHEVAVAAEHALLHAVPKLTAVLVHADPAPAPGLADPHAALAHHAARDGASRHAVEASAG; from the coding sequence ATGAGCGAGCAGCACCGGCACGACCACGACCACGGGCACGAGCAGGACGGCCGGCTGTCCCGATGGCGGCACCGCTTGTCCCACGTCCTCGTACCCCACTCCCACGACGCGGCCGACAAGACCGACCACGCCCTGGAGTCCTCCGCCCGCGGCATGCGTGCGCTGTGGGTCTCGCTGGCCGTGCTGGGCGTCACCGCCCTCGCCCAGGCGGTCGTCGTGGTCGTCTCGGGCTCGGTCGCGCTGCTCGGCGACACCGCCCACAACGCCGCCGACGCGCTGACCGCCGTACCCCTCGGCCTCGCCTTCCTCCTGGGCCGCCGCGCCGCCACCCGGCGCTTCACCTACGGCTACGGCCGCGCCGAGGACCTCGCGGGCCTCGTCATCGTGCTGACCATCGCCGCCTCGGCCGCCTTCGCCGCCTGGACGGCGATCGACCGGCTGCTGAACCCGCGCGACGTCGCGTACCTGCCCGCGGTCGCGACCGCCGCGGTCGTCGGCTTCCTGGGCAACGAGTGGGTGGCCCGCTACCGCATCCGCGTCGGCCGGCAGATCGGCTCCGCCGCGCTGGTCGCCGACGGCCTGCACGCCCGCACGGACGGGTTCACCTCCCTCGCCGTGCTCTTCGGCGCGGGCGGTGCGGCGCTCGGGTGGCAGGCGGCCGACCCCGTCGTGGGCCTGCTGATCACCGCGGCGATCCTGTTCGTCCTGCGCGACGCGGGCCGCGAGGTGTTCCGCCGGATCATGGACGCCGTCGACCCCGCGCTGGTCGACGCCGCGGAGGGCGCGCTGCGGGAGGTCCCGGGGGTACGGGCCGTGGGCGAGCTGCGGCTGCGCTGGATCGGGCACCGGCTCCGCGCGGAGGTCGCGGTCGAGGTGGACGGCGAGCTCAGCGTGCGCGAGGCGCACGAGGTGGCGGTGGCGGCCGAGCACGCCCTGCTGCACGCGGTGCCGAAGCTCACCGCGGTGCTGGTGCACGCCGACCCCGCGCCGGCCCCCGGCCTGGCGGACCCGCACGCGGCGCTGGCCCACCACGCCGCCCGGGACGGCGCTTCACGGCACGCGGTGGAGGCATCGGCCGGGTAG
- a CDS encoding histidinol-phosphatase gives MSHDHSHRRPHPHSHNQDIDEATRAAADTSASDSDLTPKELSRRRMLKAAGVTGALTAGMSGMLGVTPAMAEDAARGKDDEDRDDEDRGSGRGRGDGVRHWLAGDHHIHTQHSSDAMYTVLDQAQHGAAFGLDWMVITDHGGATHARIGVDLVNPDIRAARAELKDTLIFQGLEWNIPAAEHGTVFVVPGKHEVEVLKQFENDYDGSVNNASGNTPENEALAVAGIQWLGKQKDRRRVEDALFLANHPARNGIDSPHEIRAWRDADPRIAVGWEGAPGHQAAGLPAGYGPGSARGFYGNSPSDNSFPGYPPESYRSWGGFDFYTATVGGLWDSLLAEGKPWSISANSDSHVNWGDTSRRPDGSDSAQFNRDGRYGDPVYAGEVNLAAGDFWPGMYSRTHVGAADRSYSAVMRGIRDGRIWVDHGRLLKNLDVRVVASGRGWDRGRGEETLGGTLTARRGSRIELVVTVTAQDVPNWGAFLPRLNRVDLIRGAVDVSHASSDRDKLRAPDTRVVRQTDTSGRTGTYTLRHDLGTLDEPFYVRLRGTDGNRQQPGYHGAEVDPAGPAIDVVGDADPWRDLWFYTNPIWVLPSR, from the coding sequence GTGTCACACGACCACTCCCACAGACGTCCGCACCCCCACAGCCACAACCAGGACATCGACGAAGCAACCCGAGCCGCCGCGGACACCTCCGCCTCCGACTCCGACCTCACTCCCAAAGAGCTCTCGCGGCGGCGCATGCTGAAGGCCGCCGGGGTCACCGGGGCTCTCACCGCCGGCATGTCCGGCATGCTCGGCGTCACTCCGGCGATGGCGGAAGACGCCGCCCGCGGCAAGGACGACGAGGACAGGGACGACGAGGACAGGGGCAGCGGCCGAGGGCGCGGCGACGGCGTCCGCCACTGGCTGGCGGGCGACCACCACATCCACACCCAGCACTCCTCCGACGCCATGTACACCGTCCTCGACCAGGCGCAGCACGGCGCGGCGTTCGGGCTGGACTGGATGGTCATCACCGACCACGGGGGCGCTACCCACGCCCGCATAGGCGTCGACCTGGTCAACCCCGACATCAGGGCGGCCCGCGCCGAACTGAAGGACACCCTGATCTTCCAGGGCCTGGAGTGGAACATCCCGGCCGCCGAGCACGGCACCGTCTTCGTGGTTCCCGGGAAGCACGAGGTCGAGGTCCTCAAGCAGTTCGAGAACGACTACGACGGCTCGGTCAACAACGCCTCCGGCAACACCCCGGAGAACGAGGCCCTCGCCGTGGCCGGAATCCAGTGGCTGGGCAAGCAGAAGGACCGGCGCCGCGTCGAGGACGCCCTCTTCCTGGCCAACCACCCGGCGCGCAACGGCATCGACAGCCCGCACGAGATCCGGGCCTGGCGTGACGCCGACCCGCGGATCGCGGTCGGATGGGAGGGCGCCCCCGGCCACCAGGCGGCCGGCCTGCCCGCGGGGTACGGTCCGGGCTCGGCGCGCGGCTTCTACGGCAACTCCCCGAGCGACAACTCGTTCCCCGGCTACCCGCCGGAGAGCTACCGCTCCTGGGGCGGCTTCGACTTCTACACCGCCACCGTCGGCGGGCTGTGGGACTCGCTGCTCGCCGAGGGCAAGCCGTGGTCGATCTCCGCCAACTCCGACTCCCACGTCAACTGGGGCGACACCTCCCGCCGCCCCGACGGTTCGGACTCCGCGCAGTTCAACCGGGACGGCCGCTACGGCGACCCGGTGTACGCCGGTGAGGTCAACCTCGCCGCCGGTGACTTCTGGCCCGGCATGTACAGCCGTACCCACGTCGGCGCCGCCGATCGCAGCTACTCCGCGGTGATGCGGGGCATCCGGGACGGCCGTATCTGGGTGGACCACGGCCGGCTGCTGAAGAACCTCGACGTCCGGGTCGTCGCCTCGGGCCGGGGCTGGGACCGCGGCCGCGGCGAGGAGACCCTCGGCGGCACCCTGACCGCCCGCAGGGGCAGCCGGATCGAGCTGGTCGTCACCGTGACCGCCCAGGATGTCCCCAACTGGGGTGCGTTCCTGCCCCGGTTGAACCGGGTCGACCTGATCCGCGGCGCGGTGGACGTGTCCCACGCGAGCTCCGACCGCGACAAGCTGAGGGCTCCGGACACCCGGGTCGTGCGACAGACCGACACCTCGGGACGCACCGGCACGTACACCCTGCGACACGACCTGGGCACGCTGGACGAGCCGTTCTACGTCCGGCTGCGCGGCACCGACGGCAACCGGCAGCAGCCGGGCTACCACGGCGCGGAGGTCGACCCGGCCGGTCCGGCCATCGACGTGGTCGGCGACGCGGACCCCTGGCGGGACCTGTGGTTCTACACGAACCCGATCTGGGTGCTGCCGAGCCGATGA